CCCGGCCGCGAACCCCGCGACCGCGAACGCGAGGACGCTCACGCCGTTCGGCGTCATGCCCGCTCTGTCGGCGCCCTCGACGAACGGCTCGAGGGTCCGGTCGGCGAGCGAGCGATACTGATCGAGGGTCACGAGAACTCCACCTCCCCGGCGCTGGGCTCGCGTTCCCCGTCGATCACGCGCTCGATCTCCTCGGCCACTTCCTCGGGCGAACGGTCGGTGGTGTCGATCTCGTAGACGCTCTCGAGGCCGTGTTCGGCCACCGCCTCCGAGAGGATCAGGTCGAGCGCCTCGCTTTCGGCGTTCTCGCGAGCGTAGCGAGCGAGGGCTTGGGGCGACTTCGTCGACCCGTTGTTCTCGCTCGCCTTCGGCTCGCTCTCCCCGCGCTCGCGAAGCCGCCGTTCGAGCTCGTCGGGCGCACACCGCAGAACGACGACCCGGTCGGCCGGGAGGTGGTGGGCGAGGTGTGACTCGACGATCCCCTCCCGATCGTCGACGTACTCGCCGAGGGCGTCCATGTCGACGACGAGGCTGTCGCGCTCTTCGTCGCGTTCGGTGTACAGCCCCTCGCGTTCGACGACCTCGTTGAGGTGCAGGACGTCGTGGTCCGTGAGGGGTTCCGTGGCGCTGGTCTTGCCCGTTCCGGGGGTGCCGGTGACGACGACCCTCATACCGTCTCCCGGAGCAGCTCGTTGCACTCGGTGACCGCCTTGCGGGTCTCCTCGTCGGTGCCACAGGTGATCCGGATGCACTCGGGCAGCCCGAAGCTCGTACAGTCCCGGACGATCACCCCCCGTTCCTGAAGCTGCTCTGCGACCCCACTCGCGTCGCCGACCTCCGCGAGCACGAAGTTGCCCGCGCTCTCCCAGGTCCGAGCGTCGAGGCGTTCGTACATGAACTGCCGGGAGTCGCGGGCGACCGCGACGGAGCGCTCGACGTGTTCGGCGTCGCCGAGGGCGGCCAGCCCGGCCCGACAGGCGATCTCGCTCGCGGCGAAGGGCGTGTTCACCCGCGCGTATGCGTCGGCCCACGCCTCGGGAACCAGCGCGTAGCCCAACCGGACGCCGGCGAGCCCGTAGGCCTTCGAGAAGGTCCGCAGGACGGCCACGTCGTCGCGTCCATCGACCAGATCGACCGCGCTCGGGCCGTCGGAGAACTCGCCGTAGGCCTCGTCGACGACGATCAGGGTCTCCTCGTCGGTGCGCTCGGCCAGCTCCTCGACCTCCGCGAGGTCGATCTCCGAACCCGTGGGGTTGTGCGGGCTGGTGAGGTAGACGATCCGGTCGCCGTCGTAGTCGGCCAGCACCTTCTCGGCGGTCTGTTCGAACCCCTCGGCCTTCGAGACGGGGTAGGTCGCCACCCCGCCGTGGTGGTACCGGGCGCTCATCCCGTAGTAGGCGAAGCCCGGCTCCGGAACGAGCACCCGGTCGCCCGGCTCCAGGGTCGCCCGCGCGAGGTAGTCGAGCGCGCCGTCGCCGCCGGCCGCGAGCCAGACCTGGCTCGTGGAGAGTCCCCAGCGGTCGGCGAGCTCCGCGGTGAGGTCGGCGTGGGAGGCCTTCGGGTAGGAGTGGATCCGGTCGGCGTGCTCGCGGATCGCCTCGACCGCGGCCGGGCTCGGCCCGAGCGGGTTCTCGTTGGAGGCCAGCTTCACGAGCGAGCCGGGGTCGAGCCCCAGTTCGCGGGCGACCTCCTCGACCCCCCGTCCGGCCTCGTAGGCGACGTGCGAGGAGAGGTCCCGTGGTTGCATGGTCGCCCCAAGTGGGGCGGGTATATTAAGCGTGGCCACACGCCCTGGGCCCCGCTCCCGACGCCGTGAGTTTTATGTCAGATACACGAGTTCATGCTGTATGGGTCGCCGTCGCACGCCTTCCTACGAGCCCCAGTCGTTCGAGACGCGCCACGGGGAGTGCCGGATCGAGCAGGGCTCGATCCACCTCGACGAGGGCCCCATCTGGCACGTTCGACGGACGATCGAGGGGATCCGCGAGGCAGACCTCGGTGCCCTCGGCAAGCCGGCACTGGTGGCCTTCACGCTCCTCGGGACCGTCTCGACGCTCCCCGGAACGTTCTCGCGGGCCTCCGACGGGGCGCTGTGGGCGGTGATCGGCGGCATTTTCGTTCTCGGTGCGCTCGTCTGGCAGCTCTCGGTCTGGCTGCGGCGCTGGCTCCTCGCTCCCGCCGAGATCCGCTGTAGCGACGTCGAGTCGGTCTCGCGGGTCGGCGACGACACCCTCCGGATCGAGTACAAGGACGGCCCCCGACGGACCAGCCACGACCTGAAGCTCCCGCGGAAACACACCGAGGACGCGCGCTGCGAGGCGACCAGCGGGTTCGCGGCGAAGGGCTTCGAGGTCGAGCGCGCGGAGCGCGAGAGATGGTACCGCGAGCTCGTCTGAGCTTCCTCCGCTACTCCGCCCCCTCGCCGGCGCCGGCCGCCGCGAAGTTCGCGAGCGCCTCGCTCATCGCCTCGATCTCCTCGGAGCGCGAGACGCCGTGGCGCTCGACGAGGTTCCACTCGGGATCGTTGTAGGTGATCTGCACCTGCCCCTCCTCGTCACACCAGACCAGCAGCTTCTGGGGGAGGTCGATCCCCGCGGCCTGGTTCTCCCGCATGATCGGGGTTCCGACCTCCGGCGTGCCGAAGAGGATCAGCGTCGTCTCTCGGAGCTCCTCGCGGACCGACTCGGCGTTCGCCGCGTGATCGAACGTCGTGATCAGCTCCGGGGGCTCCTCCTCGATCGCGGCCTCGATCCGTTCGACGGTCCCCGCCACCGTCTCGCCGCCCTCGACGGTCACGAGCCCGTCCTCCTCGCTTTCGTCGCCTTCGTCCGCGGCCCCGATCCCCCCGAGGCCCGCGACGCCCGCTACCCCGCCCGCGGTCAGCCCGGCGAGCTTCAGTACGGTCCGTCGGTCGTCGTCGGTGTTGCGTGACATGGCTCCGGCTACCACGTCGGGCGCGACCGGGAAACCTCCTGTTCGTTTGGTTCTATCCGTTATGGACTGAGAAAATCCTCGGCGGTTCTACGGCTCCCGGCGCGCTACTGGCGCACGTCGTGTTCGAGGGTGCCGATCCCCTCGATCTCGACCTCGACCGTGTTCCCGTCCTCGACCGGCCCGACACCTTCCGGAGTTCCGGTGGCGATCACGTCGCCCGATTCGAGGGTCATGTACTGGGTGATCTCCGCGATCAGCTCCGGGATCGAGAAGATCAGGTGATCGAGGGTGGAGTCCTGGCGGGTCTCGCCGTCGACTCGCAGCTGGATCCGCGCGTCGTCCGGGACCTCGTCGGGCGTCGCGAGCACGGGACCAATCGGCGCGGCGTTGTCGAAGGCCTTCCCGCGGACCCAGTTCTGCTCCTCGTCCTGGTCGTCGCGGTTCGAGAGGTCATCGAAGCAGGTGTAGCCCGCGATCACGTCCTCCGCGTCGGCCTCGTCCACGTGGCGACACTGCTCGCCGATCACGACCGCGAGCTCGGCCTCGTGCTCGACGTACCGGTCGGCGGGCAGCCCCACGGTGTCGCCGTGGCCCGCGACGGCGTTGGGCGGTTTGAGAAACAGGAGGGGACGATCGGGGACCTCCTCGTCGCGCTCCTCGGCGTGGGCGGCGTAGTTGCGGCCGATGCAGACGATCTTGGTCGGCTCACACGGCGCGAGGAGATCGACTTCCTCGGCGTCGTAGCTCTCGTCGCCGAAGCTGACCTCCCCGTCCGAGTACTCGCCCTGCCGGACCGAGCCGGCGGGATCGCGGAAGCGTACGCGGTGCATGGATGGGTCTCAGACCGGGAGGTCAAAAGGCTTCGTCCCGCGGCAGTTCGTATCAGGGATCGGAGCCGGCGGTACCTTTTATGGAGTCCTCGGCCGATGTCCCACCCGTATGGAACTCACCTGGCACGGCCACTCGACGTGGTACGTCACCGTCGGCGAGACCGACCTGCTGATCGACCCGTTCTTCGACAACCCGAAGACCGACCTCGAACCGGGCGACGTGGACTCGCCCGACTACGTCCTGCTCACCCACGCCCACGCCGACCACATCGGCCACGCGGGCGAGTTCAGCGACGCGACCCTCGTCGCCGTCCCGGAGCTCGCAGCCTACGCCCAGGAGGAGCTGGGCTTTTCGGACGCGGTCGGCGGCATGGGGATGAACATGGGCGGCACCGTCGAGTGCGGCGACGCCTACGTGACGATGTGTCGCGCCGACCACACCAACGGGATCGACACCGACTACGAGTACTCGGCGGGCCCGCCGGCCGGGTTCGTGATCAGCGACACCGAGCCCACCCAGGTCGAGGACGAGGAGTCGACCGCGTTCTACCACGCGGGCGACACCGCGCTGATGACCGAGATGCGCGAGATCATCGGCCCGTATCTCGAGCCCGACGCCGCCGCACTGCCGGCTGGCGACCACTTTACGATGGGGCCGTGGCAGGCCGCGATCGCCGTCGACTGGCTCGACGTCGACCACGCCTTCCCGATGCACTACGACACCTTCCCGCCCATCGAGATCGACACCGAGGAGTTCGAAAGCGAGGTCGAGGCGACCGGCAGCGACGCCGAGGTCCACGTCCTCGCGGGTGACGAGTCCTTCGAGCTGTCGGGATAGCTCCCGCCAAATCCGTCGTGTCGGTACCGGTCCCCTTCACCTGCTAACACCACCTTTAGGGCGCTCGCGCCGGATTCATAGAACGCAATGACCGATATCGAGACCACCAGCGTCAGCGAGCAGGGCTTCGTAACCAACAGCCAGGTCGGCGACTTCGAACTCACCATCGACGCCACCGACGAGGAGGGGCCAAACCCCAACCAGGTACTCGTCGCGGACTACGCGTCGTGTTTCCTGCCGGCGTTCCGCGTCGCCGGCCAGCAGCGCGACCACGACGACCTGGGCAAGCTCCAGATCGACGCCGAGGCCGACCTCGACGACGACGACGACCTCTCGACGGTCCGCTTCGAGATCTACGTCGAGGAGGACCTCGACGACGACGAGCTCGACGAGATCGTCGATCGCGCGGAGGGCATCTGTCACGTCCACGCCGCGCTGCGCGACGACCTGCACGCCGAGATCAGCGCCGAAGGCGGCGCGTTCTAAGCCGGAGCCGAGCGGGAACCTTCTTTTATCGCCTGATCGAATGACGGGTATGAGCGATCGACAGTGGATGGACCGGATCGTCGGCGACCGGATGGCCGTCGACCGGGAGTTCACCGAGCGGGTCAACGAGTCGCGTTTCTCGAGCCAGCAGTGGGGGCTGATCATGACGGCGACGGAGTTCGAGATCCACGGCGCCGAGGAGCCCGAGAGCGCCGAGATCGTCGCGAACACCGAGAAGCTCCCCCAGATCATGCCCGAACTCGAGAAGATCGACGCCCAGGTCCAGGCGGCGGGCGGGGCCGGCGGCTCTACGGGGAGCGACCCCTCCGGCGGCATCCTCGACTCGATCAAGGGCGCCCTCGGTCTCGGGGGCGGGGGTAGCGGCGCGAGCGACGAGGACCGGCAGGCGGCCGAATCGCTCGTCGCCGAGTACGCCGACCGCCTACAGGAGCGCCTCGAAGAACAGGGGAAGTGGGAGTCGACCTGTCGGACCGCGACCGACTAGAGCTCCTCGCCGGCGTGGTGGAGCGTCATCTCGCTGGTCTCGTAGATGTTGATCAGCTCGTTGATGAGCTCCTCGTAGGACTCCTCCTCCTCGCGCAGCCCGTCGAGCCGTTCGATCGTCTCCTCGTCGAGGTCGACCTGGGTCATGCTTTCCCGTTCGTCGTCCCCCGTTGTAAGTGTTGGCCGTCGGTCCACGGACAAATCAGCAGGCATTTGAGCCCCCGCCGACCACCGACAGGCAGTTTGGACAATGGGTGAGGACCGGGCCAGCTTCGTCGAGTACGGTATCGAGGACAGACCGCCGCTTTTCGAATCCGTGCTGTTGGGGCTACAACACTACCTCACGATGGTCGGCGCGAACATCGCCGTCCCGCTGATCCTCGCGGGCGCGATGGGGATGCCCCCCGACGTCACCGCCCGGTTCGTGGGCACGTTCTTCGTCGTTTCGGGGATCGCGACGCTCGCCCAGACCACCCTCGGCAACCGCTATCCGATCGTCCAGGGCGCGCCGTTCTCGATGCTCGCGCCCGCGCTCGCGATCATCGCCGTCGTCGGCGCGATCCCCGGCGAGCCGAACTGGCAGACCGACCTCCTCTACCTCCAGGGGGCGATCATCGTCGCCGCTGGCGTCCAGATAGCCGTCGGCTATCTCGGCCTCATCGGTCGGCTCCGGCGCTTCCTCTCGCCCGTCGTCATCGCCCCCACGATCGCCCTGATCGGGCTCGCGCTGTTCGACGCCGACCAGATCACCGCCGCGAACCAGGACTGGCTGCTTCTGGGCCTCACGGTCGGCCTGATCGTCCTCTTCTCCCAGTACCTCAAGTCGAAGAACCGCGCGTTCCAACTGTTCCCCGTCATCCTCGGGGTCGCGATCGTCTGGGTGCTCGCCGCGGTCCTCTCGGTGACGGGTTTCTACTCCCCCGACTCACCGGGCTACGTCGCGCTGGGTCAGGTCGCAGCGGCCCCGCCGCTGATGCCGATCTATCCCTTCCAGTGGGGGGTTCCGAGGGTCGAGTTCGCGCTCGTGATCGGGATGATAGCCGGAGTGCTCGCCTCGGTGATCGAGAGCTTCGGGGACTATCAGGCGGTCGCGCGCCTCACCGGCTCGGGCGCGCCGAGCGAGAAACGCATCAACCACGGGATCGGCATGGAGGGGCTGATGAACGTCTTTTCGGGGGTCATGGGCACCGGCGGCTCGACCTCCTACTCGGAGAACATCGGCGCGATCGGTCTCACCGGCGTGGCCTCGCGCTACGTCGTGCAGGTCGGCGCGGCGGTCATGATCGTCGTCGGCTTCGTCGGGTATTTCGGCCAGCTGGTCGCCACCATCCCTGACCCGATCGTCGGCGGGCTGTTCGTCGCGATGTTCGGCCAGATCGTCGCCGTCGGGATCTCGACGCTGAAACACGTCGACCTGGACAGCCAGCGAAACGTCTTCACCGTCGGCTTCTCGCTGTTCGTCGGGCTCGCGATCCCCCAGTACATGGCGAACTTCGAGAGCGCGGCGGCCTTCCGCGAACTGGCCGCCGGCGTTTCGCCCGTCCTCGGATCGCCCCTGATCGCCGACACCGTCTTCGTCATCGGCGGCACCGGCATGGCCGTCGGCGGGCTGGTCGCGCTCGTGCTCGATAACACGATTCCCGGCACCAGGAAGGAACGCGGCCTCGAGGCCTGGGACGAACGCACGGAGGACGAAAGCGAGTTCCGAAGTGCCTGGGAACGGCTCCGGCAGTCGACGGACTGAGCCGTCCACGCGGCCCGAAAGCATTTACGCGCGTTCGTGTACGTCCGATCCATGTCCACCGAACGACGATCGCTTCTGATACCCGGCGCGGTCTATCTGGGGGCCGTCGTTCTGGTCGGCGTCCCCACGATGGCCGTCCTCCCGTCGCTGCTCGGCCACGCGCTGGAGGCGCTCGGCTGGGACTGGCTCTCAGGGAGCGTCGGCTCCACCCTTATCCTCGGCCTGTCGGTCCTGATCGGCCTCCAGCTCGCCGTCGAGGCGGCCGCGCTCCAGCTGGGGGGCGTCGCGGCGCTCGGCCGCGGCTCGCCCCGCGTCATGCTCATCCGCCACGTCGCCCTCGCGGTCAGCGTGTTCGCGGTGCTGGCGGCCGTGCTCGTGGCCGCGGTTTCGGCCGTCGTCGGCGGGTACGGAACCGCGACGGTCGCCGTCGGATCCCTCGTCGCGCTGGCGGCCGCGGCCGCCCTCTACCGCGGGTCGCGGGCGTTCGTCGCCGGGCTCCGGACGGACGATTGACTCCGAACCGACTACTCCTCGCGCCACTTGACCGAACAGCCCCGCGAGGGCTGCTCGTCGACCGTGATCCCCTCGCCCGCCAGCACCGACTCGATGGCCTCGCGCAGGTCGTGTTCGGTCGGCTCGGCGTCGGGATCGTGGGCGTCGTCGATCCGCCCGTGATAGGTCAGTCGGAACTCCCCGCCTTCCCGCTCGAAGAGGAACGGGTCGGGCGTACAGACCGCGCCGTACGCGCGGGCGACCTCCTGGGACTCGTCGCGCAGATAGGCGTCGTAGGTGATCGTGCCCTCCTCGACCAGCTCCTTCATGCGTTCGAACGAGTCCTCGGGATACTCCTCGGCGTCGTTGGGGTTGATCCCGACGACCGCCACGTCGTCGTACTCGCGTGCGATCTCGTTCAGCGGCTCGATCTTCGCCTTCGCGTACGGGCAGTGGTTGCAGGTGAAGACGACCAGCAGTGCCTCGTGGTCGGCGAACTCCGCGAGGGCGTACGTACGGCCGTCCGCACCGGGAAGCTCGAACTCGGGGGCCGGATCGCCGTGTGCGAGGTCGCTGTCGGACTTCTGGAGCGCCATACCGGGGTCTATGGACGACGACGACAAAGAGCTTCACTCGACGGCGGTGAGGTAGACCGCCACGATCGCGAAGCCGATCCCCGCGACCTTCCGTCCCGTGATCGGCTCGTCGAGCGCGACGAACCCCACCAGCGAGCTCGTGACGATGAACATCCCGAAGATCGGGACGACGACGCTGACGGGCCCCATCGCGAGCGCCCGATAATAGGCGAGGATCCCCACCGCGAGACAGATCCCGGCGGCGTACATGTAGGGCGCGTCGGGATGGGTGAGGTACTCGGCGACGGGCTCGCGCGTGAAGGCGATGATCGCCCCGGCGGCGATCACGAGCATGGTGTTCGAGACGATGACCGCGACGTCGCTCGGCACGTCGGTCGTCGCGATGCTCATCAGCGGCGCGACGAACGTGTAGGCGAGCAGGGCGAGAAGCGCCCACAGCAGGTAGTTCATGGGGGAGCTACCCGCGCCGGATCGGTATGCGTTGCGATCCCGCCGGGGCGAATATCGGGCCGGGAGCAAGCCTTAACCCGCTGCCCTCTGCTCCCCCTGTATGGAGCCGAAACGCGAACTGCTCGACGCCCTCTGTGCGAACGCCCGGACCGAGACGGCGGATCTGGCGCGCCAGACCGGCCTCTCGGAGGACGAGGTCGAGCGAGCGATCGCCGACCTCGAGAACGAGGGCACGATCCGGGGCTACCAGGCGATCGTCGACTGGGAGGCGGTCGACGAGGACCACGCCCGCGCCGCGGTCGAGCTCAACGTCACCCTCGATCGCGAGACGGGCTACGCGGAGGTCTCCGACAGGCTCGCGAAGTTCCCCGAGGTCGACTCGCTGCACCTCGTCAGCGGCAACTACGACTTCCTGATGATCGTCGAGGCGGGCTCGGTGCGGAAGATCTCCCGGTTCGTCAGCGAGAAGGTCGCGCCCGTCCCCGAGGTGACCCAGACGGTGACCCATTTCGTCATGGAGACCTACAAGGAGGGCGGCATCGAGATGAACGACGGCGACGACGACGATCGGCTCTCGGTCTCGCCATGAACGGCACCACGACAGGGGCGATCCCGTCCCGAACTCGCGCTCGCCGGAGGTCGTTCGAATGAGGACCTCCGAGCGCGTCGGGCGGGTTCCCCCCTCCGGAATCCGGAGGTTCTTCGAACTGGCCGAGGAGCGCGACGACGTCATCTCGCTCGGCGTCGGCGAGCCCGACTTCTCGGCGCCGTGGGCCGCCCGCGACGCCGCGATCGGCTCGTTGGAGCGGGGGCGGACCTCGTATACGGCGAACCGCGGGATGCGCGAGCTCCGCGAGGCGATCGCCCGCCACTGCGCGGAGCGCTACGACCTCGCGTACGACCCCGCGGAGGAGGTGCTGGTGACCACGGGCGTCAGCGAGGGCGTCGACGTCGCGCTGCGGGCGCTGGTCGACCCCGGCGACCGGGTCGCGATGGTCGACCCCTCCTACGTCTCCTACAAGCCGGGCGTGCTGCTCGCCGACGGCGAGCCCCTGCCCGTTCGCACCCGCGAGGAGGAGCGCTTTCGCTTGACCTACGAGGCACTCGAACGCGCGGGCGCGGAGGAGGCCGACCTCCTCATACTGTGCTATCCGAACAACCCCACGGGCGCGGTCATGCACGAGGAGCACCTCGAACCCGTCGCGGAGTTCTGTCGCGAGCACGACCTTCGAGTCCTCTCCGACGAGATCTACGCCGACCTCACCTACGAGGGCGAGCACGTCTCGATCGCCACCCTCGACGGGATGCGCGAGCGCACGATCGTCTTCAACGGTTTCTCGAAGGCCTATGCGATGACCGGACTCCGACTGGGCTACGCTCTCGGGCCCGGGGAGGGGATCGAGGCGATGAACCGCATCCACCAGTACTCGATGCTCTCGGCGCCGACGACCGCCCAGCACGCCGCCCTCGAGGCACTCGAGAGCTGCGACGACGACGTCGAGGAGATGGTCGGGGCGTTCAACCGGCGACGGCGGTTCGTCCTCTCGCGCTTCTCCGAGATGGGGATCGACTGCTTCGATGCCCAGGGTGCTTTCTACGTCTTTCCCGAGGTCCCCGGCGACGACGAGGCGTTCGCGGAGGGCCTGCTCGAGGAGGAGGGCGTCGCGGCCGTCCCGGGCTCGGTCTTCGGCGAGGCCGGCGAGGGCCACCTCCGGGTCTCGTACGCGAGCGGCCTCCCCCAGCTGAAGGAGGCCATGAACCGCCTCGAGGCGTACGTCTCCTCGCGGTAGCTTTCAGTGGATTTGAGCCAGTAGGGATGCCCGACGACGAGGAGAGACGACGGGATCGATCCCGTCCTCGATGCGCCTTTGAAGCGATCGTTCCATCGCAGGTGGCGGTTGCGACGCGCTTCGGGTACGGAGTCGTAGTCAGTTCCGTGAACTCGTGAACCCGACCTCCCGACCGTCGGGGCTGTGATACGAGCACGGACCCCCTATCGGACGTGCCGCCACGAACCGGCCGGGAACTAACGGTTCCACACGTCGCAACCCTCACCGGGCCGGAACACGCCAGGAGCGCCTTTACTCGTCTCGGCTCCCGAGATACGGGCAGTACAATGGAAGACGAATTCGGCCCACTCGACGTGACCGTTCGGGGTCCTGGGGAGCCCGAGGTCGTGGTCATCGGAGGCGTCCACGGCAGCGAGAAGAGCGGCGTCCGCGCGGTGCGTCGCCTGCGCGAGGCCGACCTCGATCTCCGCCGGGGCGTCGCGTTCGTCCTCGCCAATCCGGCCGCGATCGAGGCCGGCGAACGCTACCTCGACTCGGACCTCAACCGCGTGTTCCCCGGCGATCCGGACGGCGATCGGGAGGAACGGATCGCCGCCCGGCTCTGCGAGTTCGTCGAGGGTCGGACGTCACTCTCGCTGCACGGTACTGAGGCCGAGCCCACGCCGTTCGCGCTCATACACAGCGCCCAGGAGCGTGAGTTCGAACTGGCCTCCGAACTGCCCGTGCCACACGTCGTCGATCACTGGGGGGAGAACGAGCAGACGATCACGACCTGTGGCTTCACCGTCGAGATCGAGCTCGCCTCGGAGGACTCCGAGGAAGCCGCTGAGGCCGCCGAATATCAGGCCCGCGCGTTCCTCGAGCGGGTGGACGCGCTCCCCGACGAGCCACCCGAGGCCGATCCGGACTTCTTCCACATCGGCGAACCCGTTCCGAAGTCCTCCGGGAGCTCCTACGAGCTGTACGTTGAGAACTTCGAACGCGTCCCCGCGGGAACGACCTACGCGAGCGTCGATGGGGAGGATCTGGTCGCCGACGAGCCGTTCTGGCCGATAATGATGTCGGAAGGAGGCTCCCCGGACCTCTTCGGCTACAAGGGACGCAAGATCGGCGAGTCGCTCGAAGACGTGAAAGAGACGTGGCTCGGCGAGGACCGGGAACCGCGGGACTCCGAGTAGCGCCGGTGATTCGATTCGAAACCGAAGTAACGCACCGGGTGAACGAGCGGACGCATCGCCGAGACCTGCCGGGCACGATCGCCCGCATCGCGGGCAGCTAGCCGCCCTCTTCGAGAAAGTCTTCCATCCGACCACGAACGCTACCCCCGATACGTCGGGGACGGTTCGTTACGCTCCTTCCCGTCCGAACCGCGCTGTTCGCGTCATGCGCGCCGGTACGCGGCCGTTCGCCATACGCCCGTCCGTCGCGGTTTTCCGACTAGACGACGTTTCGCTCTGTTTCGCCCCGCTTCTCGAACCGACCGCTCCCCAACGATCCGATGTCGACCAGCGACGCCTCGCCGTCGCAGGCGAGCTCCGCGACCAGCCGGCCGGTGGCGGGCGCGTGCATGAACCCGTGGCCCGAGAAGCCGACGGCGGTGATCAGACCGGGCACCGTCTCCTCGATGATCGGGTGGTTGTCC
The sequence above is a segment of the Halalkalicoccus tibetensis genome. Coding sequences within it:
- a CDS encoding adenylate kinase family protein, translating into MRVVVTGTPGTGKTSATEPLTDHDVLHLNEVVEREGLYTERDEERDSLVVDMDALGEYVDDREGIVESHLAHHLPADRVVVLRCAPDELERRLRERGESEPKASENNGSTKSPQALARYARENAESEALDLILSEAVAEHGLESVYEIDTTDRSPEEVAEEIERVIDGEREPSAGEVEFS
- the hisC gene encoding histidinol-phosphate transaminase — translated: MQPRDLSSHVAYEAGRGVEEVARELGLDPGSLVKLASNENPLGPSPAAVEAIREHADRIHSYPKASHADLTAELADRWGLSTSQVWLAAGGDGALDYLARATLEPGDRVLVPEPGFAYYGMSARYHHGGVATYPVSKAEGFEQTAEKVLADYDGDRIVYLTSPHNPTGSEIDLAEVEELAERTDEETLIVVDEAYGEFSDGPSAVDLVDGRDDVAVLRTFSKAYGLAGVRLGYALVPEAWADAYARVNTPFAASEIACRAGLAALGDAEHVERSVAVARDSRQFMYERLDARTWESAGNFVLAEVGDASGVAEQLQERGVIVRDCTSFGLPECIRITCGTDEETRKAVTECNELLRETV
- a CDS encoding DUF302 domain-containing protein; translation: MSRNTDDDRRTVLKLAGLTAGGVAGVAGLGGIGAADEGDESEEDGLVTVEGGETVAGTVERIEAAIEEEPPELITTFDHAANAESVREELRETTLILFGTPEVGTPIMRENQAAGIDLPQKLLVWCDEEGQVQITYNDPEWNLVERHGVSRSEEIEAMSEALANFAAAGAGEGAE
- a CDS encoding fumarylacetoacetate hydrolase family protein, with the translated sequence MHRVRFRDPAGSVRQGEYSDGEVSFGDESYDAEEVDLLAPCEPTKIVCIGRNYAAHAEERDEEVPDRPLLFLKPPNAVAGHGDTVGLPADRYVEHEAELAVVIGEQCRHVDEADAEDVIAGYTCFDDLSNRDDQDEEQNWVRGKAFDNAAPIGPVLATPDEVPDDARIQLRVDGETRQDSTLDHLIFSIPELIAEITQYMTLESGDVIATGTPEGVGPVEDGNTVEVEIEGIGTLEHDVRQ
- a CDS encoding metal-dependent hydrolase; the protein is MELTWHGHSTWYVTVGETDLLIDPFFDNPKTDLEPGDVDSPDYVLLTHAHADHIGHAGEFSDATLVAVPELAAYAQEELGFSDAVGGMGMNMGGTVECGDAYVTMCRADHTNGIDTDYEYSAGPPAGFVISDTEPTQVEDEESTAFYHAGDTALMTEMREIIGPYLEPDAAALPAGDHFTMGPWQAAIAVDWLDVDHAFPMHYDTFPPIEIDTEEFESEVEATGSDAEVHVLAGDESFELSG
- a CDS encoding OsmC family protein, which translates into the protein MTDIETTSVSEQGFVTNSQVGDFELTIDATDEEGPNPNQVLVADYASCFLPAFRVAGQQRDHDDLGKLQIDAEADLDDDDDLSTVRFEIYVEEDLDDDELDEIVDRAEGICHVHAALRDDLHAEISAEGGAF
- a CDS encoding DUF5799 family protein, with protein sequence MSDRQWMDRIVGDRMAVDREFTERVNESRFSSQQWGLIMTATEFEIHGAEEPESAEIVANTEKLPQIMPELEKIDAQVQAAGGAGGSTGSDPSGGILDSIKGALGLGGGGSGASDEDRQAAESLVAEYADRLQERLEEQGKWESTCRTATD
- a CDS encoding uracil-xanthine permease family protein yields the protein MGEDRASFVEYGIEDRPPLFESVLLGLQHYLTMVGANIAVPLILAGAMGMPPDVTARFVGTFFVVSGIATLAQTTLGNRYPIVQGAPFSMLAPALAIIAVVGAIPGEPNWQTDLLYLQGAIIVAAGVQIAVGYLGLIGRLRRFLSPVVIAPTIALIGLALFDADQITAANQDWLLLGLTVGLIVLFSQYLKSKNRAFQLFPVILGVAIVWVLAAVLSVTGFYSPDSPGYVALGQVAAAPPLMPIYPFQWGVPRVEFALVIGMIAGVLASVIESFGDYQAVARLTGSGAPSEKRINHGIGMEGLMNVFSGVMGTGGSTSYSENIGAIGLTGVASRYVVQVGAAVMIVVGFVGYFGQLVATIPDPIVGGLFVAMFGQIVAVGISTLKHVDLDSQRNVFTVGFSLFVGLAIPQYMANFESAAAFRELAAGVSPVLGSPLIADTVFVIGGTGMAVGGLVALVLDNTIPGTRKERGLEAWDERTEDESEFRSAWERLRQSTD
- a CDS encoding thioredoxin family protein is translated as MALQKSDSDLAHGDPAPEFELPGADGRTYALAEFADHEALLVVFTCNHCPYAKAKIEPLNEIAREYDDVAVVGINPNDAEEYPEDSFERMKELVEEGTITYDAYLRDESQEVARAYGAVCTPDPFLFEREGGEFRLTYHGRIDDAHDPDAEPTEHDLREAIESVLAGEGITVDEQPSRGCSVKWREE
- a CDS encoding EamA family transporter, which gives rise to MNYLLWALLALLAYTFVAPLMSIATTDVPSDVAVIVSNTMLVIAAGAIIAFTREPVAEYLTHPDAPYMYAAGICLAVGILAYYRALAMGPVSVVVPIFGMFIVTSSLVGFVALDEPITGRKVAGIGFAIVAVYLTAVE
- a CDS encoding Lrp/AsnC family transcriptional regulator, which gives rise to MEPKRELLDALCANARTETADLARQTGLSEDEVERAIADLENEGTIRGYQAIVDWEAVDEDHARAAVELNVTLDRETGYAEVSDRLAKFPEVDSLHLVSGNYDFLMIVEAGSVRKISRFVSEKVAPVPEVTQTVTHFVMETYKEGGIEMNDGDDDDRLSVSP
- a CDS encoding pyridoxal phosphate-dependent aminotransferase, which codes for MRTSERVGRVPPSGIRRFFELAEERDDVISLGVGEPDFSAPWAARDAAIGSLERGRTSYTANRGMRELREAIARHCAERYDLAYDPAEEVLVTTGVSEGVDVALRALVDPGDRVAMVDPSYVSYKPGVLLADGEPLPVRTREEERFRLTYEALERAGAEEADLLILCYPNNPTGAVMHEEHLEPVAEFCREHDLRVLSDEIYADLTYEGEHVSIATLDGMRERTIVFNGFSKAYAMTGLRLGYALGPGEGIEAMNRIHQYSMLSAPTTAQHAALEALESCDDDVEEMVGAFNRRRRFVLSRFSEMGIDCFDAQGAFYVFPEVPGDDEAFAEGLLEEEGVAAVPGSVFGEAGEGHLRVSYASGLPQLKEAMNRLEAYVSSR